TTACCGCGATCGTCAGCCAACCTGCCTCCCTTGCGTCCCATAATAGCTGAAGCAATTGCAGCTGGCACTAACACGAAACCAATGGTCGAAGGGGTCAAACCATTCACTGTCGCTAAAAATTGTGGTGTCATGAATGTCATGCTAAAGCTCATAGCTGTCGTAGTAAAAGCAAGCAGCAGCCCTATCGAATAGGTTTTGTTACGGAACAAGACCGGTTTAATAAAGGGCTCCACAGCTTTCCGAATCCGAATGATGAATAAGGCTAGCAAGACAAGTCCTCCGAGGAACAACCACACTTGCATCTGTGTGATTGCAAGCAAGAAGATTGCCACTGCTGCAGCTAGTAACCCGCCACCAAGAACATCAATACTTCCTGCCTTCCCTTTGGCATTATCTAAATACTTCCGAAAAAAAGGTAGCGTCAGTAGCGGAAGCAAGGAAAAGACGAACATAAGTCTCCAATTCCCAAAGCTGGTGATCAGTCCTGCTGCGACTGGCCCCAAAGCATTACCAAGCGCCATCCCAATCGCAGATGTTCCGAGCGCCCGCCCCCTCTTCTCAGGAGCAAAATATCGAATTGGAATGATCATTGCAGTTGCAGGAAGAACGGAAGCACCGGCAGCCTGAACTACACGCCCCAAAATAATAATCCAAAACTCACTAGCAAGCAGACCAATTAATGAACCGAGAGCGAAAATAAGAAGTCCGTACGTTAACAAATCCTTCAGCCGATATTTATCCGCCAATTTCCCCATTACGATGGATCCTACCGCGTATACCACCATATAACTGGTCATAATCCAACTAACTTGCGAAGGCACGAGATTGAACTCTTTTCCGATTTCAGGGAGAGCTACATTGAACATCGTACCGTTCATAACCGAGAATATTAAGGTAACTACAAGTATTTTTAGCAGCTTATCTGCATTTTGTGATGATGTATCCGTCATAATCTAAACCTCTTTTCTGATTGAATTCATAACTAAGTATAAGTAAAAAGATAAATAATGAGTATACTCAGTATATTATATTACTGAGGATACTCATTATTTTCTTTTGTGTCAAGTCTTATAATTTACTTTGAACCCGTTAAAGCTATACACTAGCCTCACATAAGATTTAACAACGCAGAAACATGAAAACATGCAAGAATTAGGGCTAAAATCATGAGCACTACTGCCGGAATTATTTTACCAATTGGATCACTAGAACGAATATGGAACAGTACCGCCCCTAGCATGATGCAAGCCAGCCATAATGCAGCAATCGCGAGGACTCCCTCATTCCAAAAACCAATAATCAGACCTACAACACCTACCAAGGCGATCAAACCTGTTGCCACTCTGAACCATTGGGGTAATCCCAAGTGAGAGAAGGTGTCCACTTGCATTTTGGCCCCTGCTAACTTAGATATTCCCGAGAAGAAAAAAGCAAAAATTAATAAGCATTGCAATACTAGTGCTATAATAGCCATGTAAAATCCCCCACAATTTTATAGTTATTATTATCCTTTAGTGCTTGTTTACAAATACAAGACATATCACTTTTTACGTCAATCACCACACTCTCCATCATTAAAATCAACTATGAAAATAGCGGTTCAGCAAGAATATAAATACTCTCTTACACCGAACTATAGCTGTTTATGCCTTATGAGGGTATAATATAAAGAGGATACTCATTAAGAGCTCCCTCATATTCACTATTCTCACAAAATTGAGAATATAAAAAATTGTCAAAAAAGTCAAGGAGGTAATACATTCATGAACTCAGAGTATCCAAAGGCGATAGACGTCATCCACATATTAATGAGATCAACCAATTACATTAAAACAGAATTTCAATCCCAGTTATTAGCGCTCGATACACCTTATCATCTCACTGGTCCTAGGTTACGTCTGCTCTCAGTCGTTGCCGAGGCAGGCAAGATTCGGATGAATGAGTTAGCTGTTAAGCTAGGGATAAAAGCACGTACCGTTACCGACTTTGTTGATGCACTCGAACAGGATAAGCTCCTCGTTCGAATTCCTGATCCGACCGACCGACGAGCTACGCTGATTCAGCTTACGGAGCTTGCCCAATCTACTATTGAGCAAAACCTTGCTTTCCAAGATAAAGTCGCTGACAACATGCTGGAAAATCTTTCGCAAGAGCAACGAAAGCAATTTTATGACCTTCTATTGCAGCTAACCAAAGACAAAGCCATTTCCGAGTTATGTGAAGAAGCTAAGTGAGTCGGAGCCAAGTCGAGGAACAGTAAAAAACCACAACCGCACATGGTTGTGGCTTTTCCTGATGAGGTATCTCTAGTATTCGATATTACCCCTTTACACTTCCCGCCGTAACGCCTTCAATAATTTGCTTTTGCAATACGCTATAAATAAGCATGACAGGCACCACACAGAATACGATACCTGCAGACATTTGCGCGTAGTTAGACAGCTTGGCATCCCGGAACTGAACCATTCCAACAGGCAAAGTACGTAAATTATCGTCCGATAGGAAGTAATTCGCAAGCAAGAATTCATTCCAATTCCCTAAGAAGGACATGATAAATACCGTAACGAGCGCCGGTCCTACTAAGGGCAAGGCTATTCTCGCGAAGATTCCCTTTGCAGTGAGTCCATCAATAACAGACGCCTCTTCGATTTCTGCGGGCAATGAGCGCATGAAAGCGGCGATAATAATCGTAGATAATGGTATCGCATTTGCAACATACGGGATAATGAGGGCAAGATGGGTATTCAATACTCCGATTTTTTGCAGCAATAGATAGATTGGAAGCATCAAGGATGTATTTGGAATCAGCATTCCCAGCAATACGACACTGTATAAGATTGCACTGATCTTGTTATACTTCATGCGCGTTAGAGCGAATCCAATCATGGATGAGATGATAATCGTCAGACATGACGATACTACCGAGATGTATAGACTATTAAAGAAATAAACGTTAATCTTCGCATTTACCCATGCATCAACATAGTTTCCCCAATGAAACTCTTTAGGCAGCCCGAACGGACTTAACGCAATCTCTGCATTGTTCAATTTTAAGGAAGAAAAGACTACGAAAAGAAATGGGAACAAAATGATGAGCAGATACGCCATTAAAAATATGTGATTCCCGCTTTTTTTCAGCGCATTCATCATTAGTAATCAATCCTTTCGGCACGTTTTGCAATTAAGACCTGATATAGAACTGTAACCACCATCGTGAAAATAAAGATGATGAAGGATAATGCGTTGCCGTACCCATACTTAAAGTTGGTGATCGCGTACTTGATCATATAAGTGGCCATTACGTCAGTCGAGCTTGCAGGACCGCCCTTTGTCATGACGATAATAATATCGGCTGCTTTCATTGAACCTGCAATGGA
This window of the Paenibacillus sp. FSL R10-2734 genome carries:
- a CDS encoding MFS transporter encodes the protein MTDTSSQNADKLLKILVVTLIFSVMNGTMFNVALPEIGKEFNLVPSQVSWIMTSYMVVYAVGSIVMGKLADKYRLKDLLTYGLLIFALGSLIGLLASEFWIIILGRVVQAAGASVLPATAMIIPIRYFAPEKRGRALGTSAIGMALGNALGPVAAGLITSFGNWRLMFVFSLLPLLTLPFFRKYLDNAKGKAGSIDVLGGGLLAAAVAIFLLAITQMQVWLFLGGLVLLALFIIRIRKAVEPFIKPVLFRNKTYSIGLLLAFTTTAMSFSMTFMTPQFLATVNGLTPSTIGFVLVPAAIASAIMGRKGGRLADDRGNFALVFVASVLLFLAFSLLSTFIGVSAYFIAIILILGNVGQTFMQISMSNTISRTLPKEETGVGMGLLSMINFISGAMAMSVVGKILDKGTAAVQFNPLNTNATAHVYSNIFLVMSLLVIAVVMLYRYQFGTGAPGSIKKKKEAEV
- a CDS encoding DoxX family protein, whose protein sequence is MAIIALVLQCLLIFAFFFSGISKLAGAKMQVDTFSHLGLPQWFRVATGLIALVGVVGLIIGFWNEGVLAIAALWLACIMLGAVLFHIRSSDPIGKIIPAVVLMILALILACFHVSALLNLM
- a CDS encoding MarR family transcriptional regulator, with product MNSEYPKAIDVIHILMRSTNYIKTEFQSQLLALDTPYHLTGPRLRLLSVVAEAGKIRMNELAVKLGIKARTVTDFVDALEQDKLLVRIPDPTDRRATLIQLTELAQSTIEQNLAFQDKVADNMLENLSQEQRKQFYDLLLQLTKDKAISELCEEAK
- a CDS encoding carbohydrate ABC transporter permease yields the protein MNALKKSGNHIFLMAYLLIILFPFLFVVFSSLKLNNAEIALSPFGLPKEFHWGNYVDAWVNAKINVYFFNSLYISVVSSCLTIIISSMIGFALTRMKYNKISAILYSVVLLGMLIPNTSLMLPIYLLLQKIGVLNTHLALIIPYVANAIPLSTIIIAAFMRSLPAEIEEASVIDGLTAKGIFARIALPLVGPALVTVFIMSFLGNWNEFLLANYFLSDDNLRTLPVGMVQFRDAKLSNYAQMSAGIVFCVVPVMLIYSVLQKQIIEGVTAGSVKG